The following DNA comes from Pseudophryne corroboree isolate aPseCor3 chromosome 8, aPseCor3.hap2, whole genome shotgun sequence.
GACATGAAGTTCACCGACGACGTTGGAGTTGAGATCTTGAGTGAGGTGTTTGGTACTATTCATGCTTGTTTCTTTACGGCACAACGCAAAGACTTTACCAATGAACGACGGCCAGAGTCCGCTGGCTATGTTCCCTTTGATGAGGGGGATTATTACTACACAGGAAGCTATTTTGGGGGTTCAGTAGAGGGGATCTACAAGTTGACTAACCACTGCCACCGCGCCATGCTGGCAGACAAGGAGAAGAGCATTGAGGCGCTCTGGCACGATGAGAGCTATTTGAACAGATATTTCCTTTATCACAAACCCACTAAGGTCCTCTCCCCAGAATATTCATGTAATTACTTTTGTGGAGAACCAGCTGTTGTGCAGAAAAAGAGGTTTGTTCTTGTTCCAAAGGTTTATGCAAAGATCCGGGACAAGCGGTGACACCTGGACATTTGAAGGCAAAGCTTTTGTTCAATGTTCATATTGGCTGCAATATATATTTTGTTCACCATGACCTTTTAAATATGCACTGACCATAGTATTCTGTAGCTTTGAGCTTGCTTTTTTGTTGTTGTCTCAAGCAGGTTTGTATTTTACATACATAGCATCCCCTCCATTGCTGTCTTTTTATGGGGTGGTGATTTGTACTTTATACAGTTTACTCTTCTCACCTTCTCTACTTGGGCATTGCACACATATCAGTCACTGATTCAAGTTGCAGGTCATGGGTTGCCATCAATGGGTGTTGACTCATTACAGTCCATGAACCTGATGCTAGGTTGCCCTAATTgacataaacttcacacgtcagatgcatacgcacgccactcaagcacacttatcttaataaataaagacacaacaaccgtaattggcgtgaaaggggtcagctttttattttgactgagagggaggcctattaatactaacactaagaatgcagacttccctctctaactaaggttgcggggagaagaacggttaagcatgataaagaacttaataagggtaatccaaaattatatgatgaaatagagcaataaacatgtgtatgtgagggggccttctgccccagatgttccgggattggcctcctgcctccatcccgagcaataaaaaaatactgtatgtgtgagggggccttctgccccagattttccgggatcggcctcctgcctccatcccagacatcggaaatcaaaaaatccaaggccaggggtcgaccttctgccactacccctgccctccaacagttgtagggacggagatacgctccgcccctacggggtaaaaaatagggccaccggccccgatatccacacatgcttatgatctatcatatgggcccacccaGGTACgatggtgcccatcaattaataataagactataaaattacctaaaagttcacccgaacttactaacaataaactccttaagtaaaaactaaaataaccgttcagaaaccggccaactgtcaggttaccaacctgccaccgccacctgaaccgaAAAACCCACTCAACTAAACAAAGCAGAATACGGAGAAAAACCTcactcaactcaaactaaagaaaacagaatacGAAACTAAAAAGACCTGAATCATATAAAGCACGGATCTAGCCAACtgactgcaaaagaagggtgttactgaggttaagaaatgaaatatatggagaaaatgggtaacctaacctggcggggggggggggggggggggggtgggtaggggtcgcccaatttgacttgaggcaaaaacgcaaaactttGTCAGCCGGCaacagccgtaattaaaaccaacgataaaacaaaaattcctcaaggcccccgcagtcgcaaagtgcaactgcgacgagcagctaatcctcaaaagggcgcactgggaggaaaaggcctgatacagCGCctaactgcaccagacctccacctagtcggccggagatagacccatgtataaaatacaacgccccaaaaccgaccggaattgatatctggtcaactgggaaccgtcactatggacgagccacccgggaggCGTTGGAGGCCGTAAGTACAAAGAAGACCGGGCTGCgataatgttagggtctcctgccctgtgctgccacgtcgtcatggcaactgggagacaagtgctagcggagtggcctgagcgcagctgatactccggttcgggtcttttgctgtgcagtggttacaggctctgtgcacggcaggggatccggtgctggtttttgtgctcacagtctgtgaggtctgagtggggcgtggacagcacctgctatataaaccctcttctcaggttaggcagatgctgctgaatctttgttggttagttagttcctgaaagttagccagtactgtgtagctttgtatttgttgttgcttactgcaaataggccttggggtttggtactacactctgccaatccagacctagcagtaaaactggagtcagtcgtttaacttgctggggttcttttgctactctgtgaacttagcaagtttgcggctgtattctcagacttgcctgcctaaatcctttctcactgtgcaaaggtgttcaggtgtcagtttagtggcagtaagctgaacctgtgcactgcaagtgaggattaggattgtggagactctccttgtgtctatcattccatctctgaccaaggagtttactgccacacccgttggtaaccctttagggttttgctgttgcccttagcaacagcatttcgggttctctaagtattaaaacacaacatcttgctttttccatctgagcattcctaatactagggagacactcagtttcttagcctctgggcttatctgttcactttgtgtttattttgttaccctatcaccttctgtgtacgtaatgtcatattccccagtctgtctgtgagttcatttgttttgcatccctatccgttcagacaccagtacattcctgcaggcactggtgtgcataacagttcagacaccagtacattcctgcaggcactggtgtgcataacagttcagacaccagtacattcctgcaggcactggtgtgcataacagataactgaacaaatgccccgcacacgagcccgacccatgcaaacccacagccccctgccgactacgtcagtcttggagcgctgaatcccatACCACAAAACGGCGGGGCGT
Coding sequences within:
- the LOC134948344 gene encoding histo-blood group ABO system transferase-like, translating into MLYEHPEVMKLTRSDVLVLTPWLAPIIWNGTYNIDILNAQFHQRGVRIGLTVFAAKKYIQFIPTFLESAEKFFMVGHPVNYYVFTDQPNNIPNVTLGERRQLIVLVVPAYKRWQDVSMRRMQIIRDYTRERFVHEVDYLVCADVDMKFTDDVGVEILSEVFGTIHACFFTAQRKDFTNERRPESAGYVPFDEGDYYYTGSYFGGSVEGIYKLTNHCHRAMLADKEKSIEALWHDESYLNRYFLYHKPTKVLSPEYSCNYFCGEPAVVQKKRFVLVPKVYAKIRDKR